GTCCAGCTTAATTTCAAGGGGGCAGGGGGAGGCTCGAAGACCTTGCCGGATGCTCGCACCATCACGATTTTACTCCATTACAGCCTGGCGGTCCTGCCCGAGCCAAGCGCCTACCAAATCAGGCGCTCGGACTCCCGGGTCGGCTATTTCACCACCAGCTACCAGAATTTCAGCGACCCCGACCTCAAGAACAGCGTCACGCCCCAGACCAATCTCATCCATCGCTGGAATCTGCGCAAAAAGGACCCTCCGGCCCCGGTTTCGGAAACGGCCAACCCCATAGTCTTTTGGCTGGAGGAGGCCATACCTCAGGAGTTTCGACCCGCGATCAAGGCCGGGATTTTGGCCTGGAACGAGGCTTTCGAGAGCCTGGGCTTTCGCAATGCCGTCATCGTCAAAGAAGTGGACAAGGACATGAGCCCGGAGGAGCGCCGGACTTTTAATCCGGCCAATGCCGCCTACAACATGGTGCGCTGGTATATGGGGGGCTTCAGCGGCGCCGTGGGTCCCAGCCGGGCCCAGCCCCTCACCGGAGAGATATTGAGCGGCTCCATTTTGGTCAGCGACATCGTGACCCGTTTTTTGTCCGATGAACTGGATCTCGTGGCCCTGGCCGATGGAGCCGGGACGAGAAAAAATCCCCACGAGGGATACATGGTTCAATCCGTGCTCAGCGCCGCGGCTGGGCTGGCCATGCTCGAGGCCAAAGGCCCCGTGTCCGAAGCCGAGAGAAAGCGCTTCAAATATCAGTTCCTGTCCCACATCATGGCCCATGAGATGGGACATGTCCTGGGCCTGCGCCACAATTTCAAAGGAAGCCAGCTTCTTCCCCAAGCCAGGCTGGGCCAAGACGGCGAGCTGACCTCCTCGGTCATGGATTACCTGCCGGTCAATATCGCGGCTCTAGGCAAGACTGAAGGGACCTATTACCAGACAAAGATCGGGCCTTATGACCGCTGGGCCATTGAATACGGCTACTCCGAACTTTCGGGAGACGCCGCCGGCCAAGAGAGGCAGCTTAAAGCCATAGCGGCCAAATCCGGTTATGACTCGCGCCTGGCCTATGGGACCGACGAGGACACCCACGGCATGGACCCGGACACCCAGCGCTTTGACCTTGGCAAAGACACGCTCGCCTTCGCGCATTCGCGTGCCCAACTGGCCCGCGGGCTCTGGCGATCCCTCGCCTCCCTTAAACCCTCTCAGGAGCGCGATTATCCCCAGTTGAGGCGGCTCTTCATGATGGGCTACGCGGAGTACTTTGGGGCGGCCAACGCCGTTCCTCCCCTCATAGGGGGTGTCAGGGCCAGCCG
This is a stretch of genomic DNA from Elusimicrobiota bacterium. It encodes these proteins:
- a CDS encoding zinc-dependent metalloprotease, encoding MKILLSLVALIQANILWAEGIRFLEPLARSAGTDVEAVKKNLDQAPPVPGSPAELFVLKDVGDGKYQLEIKESQLEKDFLLSATLEKGTAEEWFFTGVPLNTYLWYFRQIPGSKVQFIRRNTAYRASAGTPEEKAVQNSFSDSIIATLPILAKDSARKTLTLSANELFLADLEDLAGALEAQYGKVMLSNKDSFIQKLLAFPKNLEASVQLNFKGAGGGSKTLPDARTITILLHYSLAVLPEPSAYQIRRSDSRVGYFTTSYQNFSDPDLKNSVTPQTNLIHRWNLRKKDPPAPVSETANPIVFWLEEAIPQEFRPAIKAGILAWNEAFESLGFRNAVIVKEVDKDMSPEERRTFNPANAAYNMVRWYMGGFSGAVGPSRAQPLTGEILSGSILVSDIVTRFLSDELDLVALADGAGTRKNPHEGYMVQSVLSAAAGLAMLEAKGPVSEAERKRFKYQFLSHIMAHEMGHVLGLRHNFKGSQLLPQARLGQDGELTSSVMDYLPVNIAALGKTEGTYYQTKIGPYDRWAIEYGYSELSGDAAGQERQLKAIAAKSGYDSRLAYGTDEDTHGMDPDTQRFDLGKDTLAFAHSRAQLARGLWRSLASLKPSQERDYPQLRRLFMMGYAEYFGAANAVPPLIGGVRASRVKAGEGGAPFKPVTAQEQRAALKFLDEEVFKAESFSVPPELLLRLGVEQTGGGGSLPVNLDGMVLGLQQNVLNKLYSRASLERLAQRELLAGAGDRLSLRDVFEFLRRSIWREIEGPKAAAIPLFRRNLQRRHLDTLMAVMDNQSLPGDARTSARSDLSRLQSAAEKALKDPKLGSTERAHLEDILGRIKRQISKHERAIKAA